Within Chitinivibrionales bacterium, the genomic segment CCGCGTTTTCAAATGCGAACTTCCACGGATCGTATTTCGACACCGGAACCTGCCGCAGGTTCTGCGAAACAATAGCAGCCAGCGGGTTTTCCTCGCCCCCGGAAAGCAGAACCTCGGCCGGCCCGATGCGCACGAGTTCTTCCGCGAGTCGTGAAACCGGGATCTCCTCGGCCTGGAACAGACCTGTTGACAGATCGCAAATCGCCGCGCCGCAGCAGTCTTTTGCCGCCACCGCAGCCACGATGAAGTTGTTGCTCTTCTCCTCGATGAAATTGTCCTCGGTGGCGGTGCCGGCCGTGATGATCTCAACGATGTCGCGCTTCACCACACCCTTTGCGTTCTTTGGGTCTTCCGTCTGTTCGCAGATGGCGATTTTATACCCCGCCTTCACCAGGCGGTTGGCATACCGGTCGAGCGCGTGATAGGGGAACCCGGCAAGCGGCACATCCTCGGCGCTGCCGTGGTTGCGCGAGGTGAGGGTGATGCCCAGCACCTTCGACGCGATCTTGGCGTCGTCGTTGAACATCTCGTAGAAATCGCCCATGCGGTACAACAGCACGGTCTCGGGGTTCTGCGCCTTGATGGCGTTGTACTGCCGCATGAGCGGCGTGAGCGAGTCCTGCGGCGATTGGAAATTGAGAGAGGTCATGACCTAACCGGTTTGCGTTAAACGGTTGCGGGCGGCGTGTCCTTCTCGTCAAGAACGGCAGCGCCCGCGCCGGACGCGGCTTTTTCGGCCTCCACCTGCTGCAACTGCGTTTCGGTGAGATCACCCAGTTTCTCCTTTGCCAAGGCCTCGAACTCTTCGATGCGCGGCAGGTCGGCGATCTTGTTGATGCCGAAATAGGCAAGAAACTCCTTGGTCGTGGCGTAGAGCAGGGGGCGGCCGGGCTTTTCGCTGCGGCCGGCGATGGTGATGAGCCGCTTTTCCAACAGCGTTTTCATGGCACCGTCGGAAAGCACCCCGCGGATCGACTCGATCTCGGCCTTGGTGATGGGCTGCTTGTACGAAATGATGGCAAGGCATTCAAGCGATTGTATAGAAAGTTTTTTCGCGGCCTTTTCCTTGAACAGCTGCACCACCCAGGGGTAATAATACGACACGGTGCGGAACTGGTATCCGCCGCCGATCTCCACGATCTCGAACGGGTGGCGCTCTTTGCCCAGCTGCGTATTGATTTTCTCCACCATCTGCCGGATCTTGCGGCCGTCGGGCATTCCCGGCACGATCGCCTTGATCCGGTCGGTGGTGAGGATCTCGTCCGACGCGAACAAAAGCGCCTCGAGCACGCGGAGCGGGTTGTCGGGCGCGTTTGAGTCGGGGATGGGAACGTCTTCCGCGCTTTCGGCCTCGAGCGCGGCGGTATTCTGGGCCACCTGCGCGTCGCTGGTTTGCGGGCCGGCGGTCTCTTCGGCCGCCAGGGGAGGATCGACTTGCTCCATCGGTTTTTCCAAATTACCCGGATCAAGGTTCGCGTCGTTTTCTTCTGTCATGGAGGTCCTTGCTTTAGGAGTTGGTGTTTCTGGGTGGTAATATAAATCATTACCGTAATTTGTTAAATACTCATATATCTATAATATTAACACTTTGCGGGGGAGAAGTCTCTCCCCTGGGGTGCAGCTTCCGCCGCCGCGCGGTTGTCGTCGAAGTGTGGGGTCGGGCGCGGCGGCGGTGATCTGCACCCACACCCCTCTCCCGGCTTTGTTTACGCGGGGAGAGGGGCACTTGTGTTCTCTGTTGTCAAATGAAGTATCGAAAATAAATCGAAAGGATAGTCAAAAATTATAAAGTAATTTGCCTGATGGATTTGAAAAAGGGGGGATGATGTTACGCGCCAGGGGCGATTGGAGGCCGCGCCAGAGCGCGGTGCTGCCCGGCCACGGCCGCGAAGCGGCATAGCGCCGCGGCAGCCCGAGGGCGAGCCCGAGACCGGAAGGAGAACCGACCCGACCCTGAGCCTCGGCGAAGGGGAGGGGAACGCCCGGATTTTAATTTTCAAGTGAAAAGCGGTTTCTCCGCCAAAGATCTTAAAACTTATTACACCGAGAAATCCCTCAGCGGAATGACGTCGGGCAGTTTATCGCGGGTTTGGCCGAAGAGCTCGGTGGGGACCCAGCGGATGGTGAGGTGCTGCACCTTGACCGTTGCGAGCGCCTCGATGACGTGCGAGTACCACGGCTGCGCCGTGGCGATGAGGAGGAGGTCGACGCGGCCGCGCGACAGCACGTCCTTGATGTTCTCGATATGGCCGAGCACCGGGTAGCCCTCGAACTCGCCGGGGAACTGCTCCTTGACGGGCCAGAGAACGCCGCGGATGCTCACGGTGGAATCGGCCTCGAAGTTCTTGATGAGCGCCGTCGCCACCTCGTCGGAGCCCACGATCACCACATTGCCGGTGCTGAACACGATGCGCCTGAGGCGCGAAACCGCCCGCGGCAGCACCTCGCGCCACGCCACGAGCGCAAGAATGATCACGATGGTGGCAACGCCGAAGGCGATACGGGAAAAGGCCATGGAGTTCACGAAAAACACCGCAGCCATGAAAATGGCCGAAGCCACGGCTCCCGACACGAGCGCGTTTCCGACGGAATACCGCTCCTTCGAGTACACGCCGCGGTAGAGAAAAATTCCCAGGAAGCTGAACGAAAGCAGCAGGTGCATGAACACCATGGTGAGCGCGCTGCCGCCGCGGTACGGGCTTTGCATTGACGAAAGGGAAAACCTCACCAGGATGCCGCCCCAGAGGATCACATTGATGAGCAGGAGATCGATGAAGCACGCGGTGAAGGTGCGGAAAAGGCTCCCGACGAAATTGAGACCGGCCTGGAGCATGATGCCCATGAAAATGAGCCAGCCCGGAAAATACGCCGCGTGCGTATGCTTGTACGTGCGCGAAAAGATGATCATGGCCTCGTAAAACGCCCTGCGTGATTTCCAGGTGAGCTTTGCCGCGCTTCTTCCCTTGAAATGGATGATCTGCGTGGCTGGGTTGTACCAGACGCTGAGGCCTTTTTCCTTGACGCGGCGGCAAAGATCAAGGTCCTCGCCGTACATGAAATACCGCTCATCGAACCCGCCCACCTCCCGGAACAGCCCCAGGGGCATGAACATGAAGGAGCCCGACACGGCGTCCACCTCGACCGTGTCGTCAGGGTCAAGATAGGTGAGGTTGTAGCGCCCGAAGCGCCTGCTTTTGGGAAACAGCCTGCTCAGGCCGGTGAGCCGGTAAAAGGCGACCGCCGGCGAAGGGAAGCTGCGCCGGCATCCCGCCTGCAGCGAGCCGTCGGCGTTGATGATCTTGGGGCCCATGATGCCGACGCTGGTACGGGACTTTAGAAACTCCACGCAGGCCGACAGCGTGTTTCTTGACACGAGCGTGTCCGGATTTAAAAAAAGGATATACGTGCCGCGGGCGGTCTTTGCGCCCACGTTGC encodes:
- the scpB gene encoding SMC-Scp complex subunit ScpB, with product MTEENDANLDPGNLEKPMEQVDPPLAAEETAGPQTSDAQVAQNTAALEAESAEDVPIPDSNAPDNPLRVLEALLFASDEILTTDRIKAIVPGMPDGRKIRQMVEKINTQLGKERHPFEIVEIGGGYQFRTVSYYYPWVVQLFKEKAAKKLSIQSLECLAIISYKQPITKAEIESIRGVLSDGAMKTLLEKRLITIAGRSEKPGRPLLYATTKEFLAYFGINKIADLPRIEEFEALAKEKLGDLTETQLQQVEAEKAASGAGAAVLDEKDTPPATV
- a CDS encoding glycosyltransferase yields the protein MPPRDALISVVIVNFRVADFLKRTLLSLREAELYQQSEIIIVDNASHDDSRKKITGEFPEVKWVGLKNNIGFGKACNVGAKTARGTYILFLNPDTLVSRNTLSACVEFLKSRTSVGIMGPKIINADGSLQAGCRRSFPSPAVAFYRLTGLSRLFPKSRRFGRYNLTYLDPDDTVEVDAVSGSFMFMPLGLFREVGGFDERYFMYGEDLDLCRRVKEKGLSVWYNPATQIIHFKGRSAAKLTWKSRRAFYEAMIIFSRTYKHTHAAYFPGWLIFMGIMLQAGLNFVGSLFRTFTACFIDLLLINVILWGGILVRFSLSSMQSPYRGGSALTMVFMHLLLSFSFLGIFLYRGVYSKERYSVGNALVSGAVASAIFMAAVFFVNSMAFSRIAFGVATIVIILALVAWREVLPRAVSRLRRIVFSTGNVVIVGSDEVATALIKNFEADSTVSIRGVLWPVKEQFPGEFEGYPVLGHIENIKDVLSRGRVDLLLIATAQPWYSHVIEALATVKVQHLTIRWVPTELFGQTRDKLPDVIPLRDFSV